From Bosea sp. NBC_00550, the proteins below share one genomic window:
- a CDS encoding ABC transporter substrate-binding protein yields the protein MTQLRLSLAIGDYDRNRPLIDGAVKIDGVDPVVMTLSPEEMFFRAMRHEAFDICELSLSSFVLRTSRGDCPYVGVPAFVSRAFRHTSIIVRRDAGIKRPQDLVGKRVGLPEWQLSANVWTRALLEEYGVKLSDIRWVRGGLEEPGRLEKVKIALPPGVTVADIGPTQTLRDMLASGEIDAFMGPRAPTSFTPDNPDLCWLFEDPTAEAMAYYGRTKIFPIMHLIGVRREIAEQHPWLPMAVLKAFEQSKQQALDHLADTSATKVTLPFIEEQIRRAKSFMGQDFWSYGLPANRHVLEAFVGYHHAQGISSRLVDVDELFHPGTTEAYKI from the coding sequence ATGACCCAGCTTCGCCTCTCCCTCGCGATCGGCGACTATGACCGCAACCGCCCCTTGATCGACGGCGCCGTTAAGATCGACGGAGTCGACCCCGTTGTCATGACGCTTTCGCCAGAGGAAATGTTCTTCCGGGCGATGCGCCACGAAGCGTTCGACATCTGCGAATTGTCGTTGAGCAGTTTCGTGCTTCGCACATCGCGCGGCGACTGCCCCTATGTGGGTGTCCCCGCCTTCGTCTCGCGTGCGTTCCGCCACACCTCGATCATCGTCCGCCGGGATGCCGGAATCAAACGGCCGCAGGATCTTGTCGGCAAGCGCGTCGGCCTGCCCGAATGGCAGCTCTCCGCCAATGTCTGGACCCGTGCATTGCTTGAGGAATACGGCGTCAAACTGTCGGACATTCGCTGGGTACGCGGCGGGCTGGAAGAGCCAGGCCGTTTGGAAAAGGTCAAGATCGCGCTGCCGCCCGGTGTCACGGTGGCGGATATCGGGCCGACCCAGACATTGAGGGACATGCTCGCATCGGGCGAGATCGACGCCTTCATGGGACCGCGAGCGCCGACGAGCTTCACGCCCGACAATCCCGACCTTTGCTGGCTGTTCGAGGACCCCACCGCGGAGGCCATGGCCTATTATGGGCGCACGAAGATCTTTCCAATCATGCATCTGATCGGCGTTCGCCGAGAGATCGCCGAACAGCACCCATGGCTGCCCATGGCCGTCTTGAAGGCGTTCGAACAGTCGAAGCAGCAGGCGCTCGATCATCTCGCCGATACCTCCGCCACCAAGGTGACACTGCCCTTCATTGAGGAGCAGATCAGGCGCGCCAAGAGCTTCATGGGCCAGGATTTCTGGAGCTATGGCCTGCCGGCTAACCGGCACGTGCTGGAGGCCTTCGTGGGCTATCACCACGCTCAGGGAATCTCGAGCAGGCTTGTCGATGTGGACGAACTCTTTCATCCCGGCACGACCGAAGCCTACAAGATTTAA
- a CDS encoding sugar phosphate isomerase/epimerase family protein: MCRIPAATKPSDRRSQTVFCAGGRLCQTSQPASRGTPMISVSHLTALDAPPEDFIMGAAAAGFTGVGLRIMPPKHAPGRYPVVGDAARIALLRRMADDAGIRIFEAESFGIDVDTNPGDLLPALEAASALGARFVVSGGIDPDESRLAARYAELAEHAQRFDIGVVIEFMPSRPMRSLEDALRVLARAAHPNLKLLIDTLHLARSGGTVAQVAALDLAQIGYVHLCDAPAAHPGPDGLTPESREGRLFPGEGELPLAALLAVLPVDMPLSIEAPHRDHGRLPARERLALAGRTTLAFVAAARAGRS, encoded by the coding sequence ATGTGCAGGATCCCCGCCGCAACGAAACCATCTGACAGGAGAAGCCAAACCGTATTTTGCGCGGGCGGCCGGCTCTGTCAGACATCACAGCCGGCCTCAAGAGGAACGCCCATGATCTCCGTTTCGCATTTGACCGCGCTCGACGCCCCTCCGGAGGATTTCATCATGGGTGCGGCCGCGGCGGGATTCACCGGCGTCGGTCTGCGCATCATGCCACCGAAGCATGCGCCGGGGCGGTATCCGGTCGTTGGAGACGCGGCGCGGATCGCTCTGCTGCGTCGAATGGCTGACGATGCAGGCATCCGGATTTTCGAGGCCGAATCCTTCGGCATCGATGTCGATACCAATCCTGGCGACTTGCTGCCCGCGCTCGAGGCTGCGTCCGCGCTCGGCGCGCGTTTCGTGGTGTCAGGGGGAATCGATCCCGACGAGTCGCGGCTGGCGGCGCGCTATGCCGAGCTCGCGGAGCATGCGCAGCGCTTCGACATCGGAGTGGTGATCGAGTTCATGCCCTCCCGGCCGATGCGCTCGCTCGAAGACGCGCTGCGCGTGCTGGCGCGAGCGGCGCATCCCAATCTGAAGCTGCTCATCGACACGCTTCACCTCGCCCGGTCCGGCGGCACCGTCGCCCAGGTCGCGGCGCTCGATCTCGCCCAGATCGGGTATGTCCATCTCTGTGATGCGCCGGCAGCGCATCCGGGCCCTGACGGGTTGACGCCTGAGAGTCGCGAAGGCCGCTTGTTTCCTGGTGAGGGCGAGCTGCCCTTGGCCGCGCTCCTGGCGGTTCTGCCGGTCGACATGCCCCTCAGCATCGAGGCGCCCCACCGCGATCATGGTCGATTGCCGGCGCGCGAGCGCCTTGCGCTTGCCGGGCGCACCACGCTCGCTTTTGTGGCGGCCGCCCGAGCGGGCCGAAGCTGA
- a CDS encoding thiamine pyrophosphate-binding protein — protein MTQTQGKRDNTALSIAVDPAAVEQPAGLTKAAVAFGSDVMAEAIRSLDIPYIAINPGASFRGLHDSLVNHLGNTKPQLLLCLHEEHAVAIAHGYAKVTGKAMAAAAHSNVGLFHATMAVFNAWCDRMPVILFGATGPVDASHRRPWIEWIHTARDQGAIVRQYTKWDDQPASAASARESILRAAWIAETAPKGPVYVNLDAGLQEEVLSAPLPPLSASRYRPPVTVSASQAQIDEIVTRLARAKRIVMLAGRVSRDLGAWRQRIDLAERLGALVLTDLKIGAAFPTDHPLHAGAPGIYAVPEARRVLSEADVVISLDWVDLAGTLSAAFPDQAPTPTIIQISQDHVLHNGWSMDHQALPPIDLMLACDPDEAVARLLERLPAASAPSVPHAGKSKAVELPVLTGGPVTMAHLASGLESAVEGRDVSFVHLPLGWDGAFWPFRHPLDFLGSDGGGGIGGGPGISVGAALALRDSGRLPICIGGDGDFLMGATAVWTAVHYRIPLLIIVANNQSFFNDEVHQERVARMRGRPVENKWIGQRISDPEVDIAGVATAQGALGIGPIKDNAELEAVFRRAIVHVDQGGVAVVDVRTEPGYTPAMVASLTRATGPEKS, from the coding sequence ATGACCCAAACCCAGGGCAAACGCGATAACACCGCGCTATCGATCGCGGTCGATCCTGCCGCGGTCGAGCAGCCCGCAGGCCTGACGAAGGCGGCCGTCGCTTTCGGGAGCGACGTCATGGCGGAGGCGATCCGCTCGCTCGACATCCCGTATATCGCCATCAATCCGGGCGCGAGCTTTCGCGGACTGCATGACAGTCTGGTCAACCATCTCGGGAATACCAAGCCGCAGCTGCTGCTCTGCCTCCACGAGGAGCATGCCGTGGCGATTGCCCATGGCTATGCCAAGGTGACTGGCAAGGCGATGGCGGCGGCGGCGCATTCGAATGTCGGCCTGTTCCACGCGACCATGGCGGTATTCAACGCCTGGTGCGACAGGATGCCTGTCATTCTCTTCGGTGCCACCGGGCCCGTTGACGCCTCCCATCGCCGACCATGGATCGAGTGGATCCACACGGCGCGCGATCAGGGCGCTATCGTCAGGCAATACACAAAGTGGGACGACCAGCCTGCCTCCGCCGCCTCTGCGCGCGAATCCATCCTTCGCGCCGCGTGGATCGCAGAGACCGCGCCCAAGGGGCCGGTCTATGTGAATCTCGACGCCGGATTGCAGGAAGAGGTCTTGTCGGCACCGCTGCCGCCGCTGAGTGCGTCGCGCTATCGTCCGCCGGTGACGGTGAGCGCCTCGCAAGCGCAGATCGACGAGATCGTTACGCGTCTGGCCCGCGCCAAGCGCATCGTCATGCTGGCGGGGCGGGTTTCTCGCGATCTCGGCGCCTGGCGGCAGCGGATCGATCTGGCCGAGCGCCTCGGCGCGCTTGTCCTCACCGATCTGAAGATCGGCGCGGCCTTCCCGACCGACCACCCGCTCCATGCCGGCGCCCCCGGCATCTACGCAGTGCCCGAGGCCCGCAGGGTTTTGAGCGAGGCCGACGTCGTGATCAGTCTCGATTGGGTCGATCTTGCCGGGACGCTTTCGGCGGCCTTCCCGGACCAGGCGCCCACACCCACGATCATCCAGATCTCGCAGGATCACGTTCTTCACAACGGCTGGAGCATGGATCATCAAGCCTTGCCGCCGATCGACCTGATGCTGGCCTGCGACCCCGACGAGGCTGTCGCCCGGCTACTCGAGCGCCTGCCGGCGGCATCGGCCCCTTCAGTCCCGCATGCGGGCAAGTCCAAGGCGGTCGAGTTGCCTGTCTTGACCGGCGGCCCGGTCACGATGGCCCATCTCGCTTCCGGCCTGGAATCGGCGGTGGAAGGGCGCGACGTGTCTTTCGTCCACCTGCCCCTGGGTTGGGACGGGGCCTTCTGGCCCTTCCGCCACCCGCTCGACTTCCTCGGCTCCGACGGCGGCGGCGGCATCGGCGGCGGTCCGGGCATTTCCGTGGGCGCGGCATTGGCACTGCGCGACAGCGGCCGCCTGCCGATCTGCATCGGCGGTGACGGCGATTTCCTGATGGGTGCGACGGCCGTCTGGACCGCGGTGCACTACCGCATTCCGCTGCTGATCATCGTTGCCAATAACCAGTCCTTTTTCAACGACGAGGTCCATCAGGAGCGCGTCGCCCGGATGCGCGGACGGCCGGTCGAGAACAAATGGATCGGTCAGCGCATTTCCGATCCGGAGGTCGACATCGCTGGGGTCGCGACGGCGCAAGGTGCTCTCGGCATTGGGCCGATCAAGGACAATGCGGAACTCGAAGCAGTCTTTCGCCGCGCCATCGTGCATGTCGATCAGGGCGGGGTAGCCGTCGTCGATGTTCGCACCGAGCCCGGTTACACGCCGGCAATGGTCGCCTCGCTCACTCGCGCCACCGGACCCGAGAAGTCATGA
- a CDS encoding tripartite tricarboxylate transporter permease has product MDFQFDNLIFGFSLALTWQNLLFCFLGCLLGTLIGVLPGIGPLATISMLLSITVYFPPLTSLIMLSGIYYGAQYGGSTTAILCRIPGESSSIITCLDGYEMAKQGRGGAALATAALASLFAGIVGTLVITMFSPVLAKVAVSFNAPEYFALMLLGLISVVVFSQGSLLNALAMACVGVMLGLVGSDIETGTSRFTFGVTELSEGLNLVAVGMGLFGLGEIISNLSRHHRGEDIAVIETVDRLWLTGDEFKQAAPAAVRGTAIGSTLGLLPGGGVLLSTFAAYILEKKVSRTPERFGKGAIQGVASPEAANNAAAQTSFIPLLTLGIPSTPTIALLLGAMLIQGVQPGPQILTEKPDLFWGLVASMFIGNAMLVIINLPMIGLWVRLLKIPYAILFPAILIFCCIGTLSLSNSMTDLVVMSGFAFLGIFLMAFGLQPVPMLLGFILGPLAEENLRRALVISDGSFVSLLYRPITLGLILLTVVMLLSVLIPAIRQQKDAQDSD; this is encoded by the coding sequence ATGGATTTCCAGTTCGACAACCTGATCTTTGGTTTCTCGCTCGCGCTGACCTGGCAGAACCTGCTCTTCTGCTTCCTGGGCTGCCTGCTCGGGACGCTGATCGGCGTGCTCCCCGGCATCGGGCCGCTGGCGACGATATCGATGCTGCTCTCGATCACCGTCTATTTCCCGCCGCTGACCTCGCTGATCATGCTGTCGGGCATTTATTACGGCGCTCAGTACGGTGGCTCAACGACGGCGATTCTCTGCCGCATTCCAGGTGAATCCTCCTCCATCATCACCTGCCTCGACGGCTATGAGATGGCCAAGCAGGGGCGCGGCGGCGCAGCGCTTGCCACCGCCGCGCTGGCTTCGCTGTTTGCCGGCATCGTCGGCACGCTCGTCATCACCATGTTCTCTCCTGTACTCGCGAAGGTCGCGGTGTCCTTCAATGCGCCCGAATATTTCGCACTGATGCTGCTCGGTCTGATCTCCGTCGTCGTCTTTAGCCAAGGCTCGCTGCTCAATGCGCTTGCGATGGCTTGTGTCGGCGTGATGCTCGGGCTGGTCGGCAGCGATATCGAGACCGGAACCTCCCGTTTCACCTTTGGCGTGACCGAGCTCTCGGAAGGGCTGAACCTCGTGGCGGTCGGCATGGGGTTGTTTGGCCTCGGAGAGATCATCTCCAATCTCAGCCGGCACCATCGCGGCGAGGACATCGCCGTGATCGAAACCGTCGACCGACTCTGGCTGACCGGCGACGAGTTCAAGCAGGCTGCGCCGGCAGCTGTCAGAGGCACGGCCATCGGATCGACGCTCGGTCTGCTGCCCGGGGGAGGGGTGCTGCTCAGCACCTTCGCGGCCTATATCCTCGAAAAGAAGGTCAGCCGGACGCCAGAGCGTTTCGGCAAGGGCGCGATCCAGGGCGTGGCATCGCCCGAAGCCGCGAACAATGCGGCAGCGCAGACCTCGTTCATCCCCTTGCTGACGCTGGGCATTCCCTCGACGCCGACGATAGCCCTGCTGCTGGGCGCGATGCTGATCCAGGGTGTCCAGCCGGGCCCCCAGATCCTGACGGAGAAGCCCGATCTGTTCTGGGGGCTGGTGGCGAGCATGTTCATCGGCAATGCGATGCTCGTCATCATCAACCTCCCCATGATCGGGCTCTGGGTCAGGCTCCTCAAGATCCCCTATGCGATCCTGTTCCCGGCAATCCTGATCTTCTGCTGCATCGGGACCTTGTCGCTCTCAAACAGCATGACCGACCTCGTGGTCATGTCGGGCTTCGCATTCCTCGGGATCTTCCTGATGGCCTTCGGTCTTCAGCCGGTCCCGATGCTTCTGGGCTTCATTCTTGGCCCCTTGGCCGAGGAGAACCTGCGCCGTGCGCTGGTGATCTCCGATGGCAGTTTTGTCTCGCTGCTCTACCGCCCGATCACGCTGGGGTTGATCTTGCTGACGGTGGTCATGCTGCTGTCGGTCCTGATACCCGCCATCCGCCAGCAGAAGGACGCGCAGGACAGCGATTGA
- the aroQ gene encoding type II 3-dehydroquinate dehydratase has protein sequence MSLSTVLCLNGPNLNMLGVREPEIYGRATLAEVEAAVREKADALELAVDFRQSNSETQLIDWIQQAVGKVDGVIINPAAFTHTSIAIADALRILSCPIIELHFNNSYRYADRAFRHLSHVRPVATGVIFGFGASGYLVAMEAIKLLISPHALARK, from the coding sequence ATGTCGTTGTCCACCGTGCTCTGCCTCAACGGCCCCAATCTGAACATGCTCGGAGTGAGGGAGCCGGAGATCTATGGTCGCGCCACCCTCGCCGAGGTCGAAGCCGCCGTACGCGAAAAGGCCGACGCGCTCGAACTGGCCGTCGACTTTCGCCAGTCCAACTCCGAGACGCAGCTGATCGACTGGATCCAGCAGGCGGTCGGCAAGGTCGACGGAGTTATCATCAATCCGGCCGCATTCACGCACACCTCGATCGCCATCGCCGATGCCCTGCGCATTCTGAGCTGCCCGATCATCGAGCTGCACTTCAACAATTCGTATCGCTATGCCGACCGAGCCTTCCGGCATCTCTCGCATGTCCGGCCCGTCGCGACCGGCGTCATCTTCGGGTTCGGCGCCAGCGGATATCTCGTCGCGATGGAAGCGATCAAGCTGTTGATCTCGCCGCACGCGCTTGCTCGCAAATAG
- a CDS encoding tripartite tricarboxylate transporter TctB family protein, whose protein sequence is MERIVKNRDIAAGLIVIAMALAFFYFGLSLRYGQASAMGPGYLPRILSFLMLVLGIAILIRGLLNQAEPSEWPSWRATFVIVLSPIVFGVLVPTIGMAIAVVATALFARLAQNLPWRWSTLLNPILLSLFSCVVFVYLLKLPIKLWP, encoded by the coding sequence ATGGAAAGGATCGTCAAGAACCGCGACATCGCGGCCGGCCTCATCGTCATCGCGATGGCGCTCGCATTCTTCTATTTCGGACTGAGCCTGCGTTACGGCCAGGCCAGCGCCATGGGGCCCGGCTATCTGCCGCGCATCCTGAGCTTTCTCATGCTGGTTCTCGGCATCGCGATCCTGATCCGCGGCCTGCTGAACCAGGCCGAGCCGTCTGAGTGGCCGAGCTGGCGCGCGACCTTCGTGATCGTGCTCAGCCCGATCGTCTTCGGTGTGCTCGTGCCGACGATTGGCATGGCAATCGCCGTCGTCGCCACCGCCCTGTTCGCCCGCCTGGCGCAGAATCTGCCCTGGCGCTGGTCCACGCTCTTGAACCCCATCCTTCTCTCGCTCTTCAGCTGCGTGGTCTTCGTCTACCTGCTGAAGCTTCCGATCAAGCTTTGGCCTTGA
- a CDS encoding aldehyde dehydrogenase family protein, translating to MASSTPVKLSSAASESLPTAATLPAQRGIFHGGAWHRPASGRTFEVTSPGSGESLGHCADADTNDVDAAVRSAREAFPGWRDTPPLARAKLLRRFAQIVRDNARELALLDAVDCGNPARAMVGDADIASAQIDFFAGLVTEMKGASIPMGPDRFNVSIRQPLGVVGRIIPFNHPFMFAAGKSAAPLAAGNTIVVKPPEQAPLSALRLAELVENLFPPGVFNVVTGGRDAGAALVAHPDVAKIALIGSVGAGRAVMRGAAERVKPVLLELGGKNALIAFADADPAQVADAMIAGMNFAWCGQSCGSTSRAFLHESLHDAVLAELIERIVAFKPGRPDDWSTTMGAIASRAQYERILGFIETAKAEGARLVYGGGRPDSSELAAGLFIEPTVFADVTPEMTIAREEIFGPVLSVLRWSDEARMMAEVNAVEVGLTCSIWTNDLNAAMRTATATEAGFVWVNEVSRHFLGAPFGGVKQSGLGREECLEELMSFTQEKNIHIRFSTQS from the coding sequence TTGGCCAGCAGCACACCAGTCAAACTCTCCAGCGCGGCAAGCGAGAGCCTGCCGACAGCCGCGACGCTGCCGGCGCAGCGTGGGATTTTCCATGGCGGCGCGTGGCATCGGCCCGCCTCCGGCCGGACCTTCGAGGTGACGAGCCCGGGCAGCGGTGAATCGCTTGGACATTGCGCCGATGCCGATACGAACGACGTGGATGCCGCCGTCCGCTCGGCACGCGAGGCCTTTCCGGGCTGGCGCGACACCCCTCCGCTCGCACGGGCCAAGCTGTTGCGCCGGTTTGCCCAGATCGTCCGTGACAACGCCAGGGAACTCGCTTTGCTGGATGCAGTCGATTGCGGCAACCCGGCTCGCGCAATGGTCGGCGATGCCGACATCGCCTCGGCCCAGATCGATTTTTTCGCGGGCCTGGTGACGGAGATGAAGGGAGCCTCAATCCCGATGGGGCCGGATCGCTTCAACGTCTCGATCCGGCAGCCGCTCGGCGTGGTCGGCCGCATCATCCCCTTCAACCATCCCTTCATGTTCGCGGCCGGCAAATCCGCCGCACCGCTAGCGGCGGGAAATACGATCGTGGTCAAGCCGCCAGAGCAGGCACCGCTCTCGGCGCTGAGATTGGCGGAACTCGTCGAAAACCTGTTTCCGCCCGGCGTGTTCAACGTCGTCACCGGCGGACGCGACGCCGGGGCGGCGCTGGTGGCCCATCCTGATGTCGCCAAGATCGCGCTGATCGGCAGTGTCGGGGCCGGACGGGCCGTGATGCGGGGCGCAGCCGAACGCGTGAAGCCCGTCCTGCTCGAACTCGGGGGCAAGAACGCGCTGATCGCCTTCGCCGATGCCGACCCCGCCCAGGTCGCGGATGCGATGATCGCAGGGATGAACTTCGCCTGGTGCGGTCAGTCCTGCGGTTCGACCAGCCGGGCCTTCCTGCATGAGAGCCTGCATGACGCCGTGCTGGCCGAGCTGATCGAGCGGATTGTCGCCTTCAAGCCTGGCAGGCCCGATGACTGGAGCACGACCATGGGGGCGATCGCCAGCAGAGCTCAATACGAGCGTATCCTCGGCTTCATTGAGACCGCCAAAGCCGAAGGGGCCAGGCTGGTTTATGGCGGAGGCCGCCCCGATTCGAGTGAGCTCGCCGCCGGGCTTTTCATCGAACCGACCGTTTTCGCCGATGTCACGCCAGAGATGACGATCGCACGCGAGGAGATCTTCGGACCGGTACTCTCTGTGCTCCGCTGGAGCGACGAGGCCAGAATGATGGCGGAGGTCAACGCGGTCGAGGTCGGCCTGACCTGTTCGATCTGGACCAACGATCTCAATGCCGCAATGCGGACAGCAACCGCCACGGAGGCCGGTTTCGTTTGGGTGAACGAGGTCAGCCGGCACTTTCTCGGCGCGCCGTTCGGCGGCGTGAAGCAATCCGGCCTCGGGCGCGAGGAGTGTCTGGAGGAACTCATGTCATTCACCCAGGAAAAGAACATCCACATCCGCTTTTCGACGCAAAGCTGA
- a CDS encoding LysR family transcriptional regulator, giving the protein MDAINLRQLRYLAKTIEVANITRAAEQLNVAQPALGLQIRQLEDELGVPLLMRHSRGVSATAAGKVLYDRACEILRAVEDAKQEIKRFAGSINESVLLGLTPGITNLVGAEILVEAQLDLPNVHLSITEEMSYVLVEALERDEIDMALAYEVAERPGFIRIPLIEEEMLFVNAAGPTDFAQDSIGFAEALSHPLVLAGERDPARRMVAAAAEKHALPLKIAFEASSIGMMKSLIASGKAVGIMPFGSAADEIRRGELSARRIRDPLIIRTLYLVRSSRRSPFRAERDILDFIRRITTRFALDLGPLGKKLAGLESSHPVEPGASK; this is encoded by the coding sequence GTGGACGCCATCAATCTTCGCCAATTGCGATATCTCGCCAAGACGATCGAGGTCGCCAACATCACGCGCGCTGCCGAGCAGCTTAACGTGGCTCAGCCGGCGCTCGGCCTACAAATCCGCCAGCTTGAGGATGAACTCGGCGTGCCCTTGCTCATGCGGCACTCGCGCGGTGTCTCAGCCACCGCGGCCGGCAAGGTGCTGTATGATCGGGCCTGCGAGATCCTGCGCGCCGTCGAGGATGCGAAACAGGAGATCAAGCGGTTCGCCGGTTCGATTAACGAGAGCGTGCTGCTGGGCCTGACACCTGGCATCACCAATCTGGTTGGCGCCGAGATTCTGGTCGAAGCACAATTAGATCTGCCCAACGTGCATCTCAGCATCACCGAGGAGATGAGCTATGTGCTGGTCGAGGCGCTGGAGCGCGACGAGATCGACATGGCCCTGGCCTATGAGGTGGCAGAGCGCCCCGGGTTCATCCGCATTCCGTTGATCGAGGAGGAGATGCTGTTCGTCAACGCTGCCGGACCGACGGATTTCGCGCAGGACAGCATTGGATTCGCCGAGGCGCTGTCTCATCCGCTGGTTCTGGCCGGCGAACGTGATCCGGCGCGGCGTATGGTGGCGGCGGCGGCGGAGAAGCACGCCCTTCCGCTGAAGATTGCGTTTGAGGCGTCCTCCATCGGCATGATGAAGAGCTTGATCGCAAGTGGAAAGGCCGTCGGGATCATGCCGTTCGGCAGCGCCGCGGACGAGATTCGCAGGGGCGAACTTTCCGCCCGGCGGATCCGGGATCCACTCATCATCCGTACGCTCTATCTGGTGCGTTCCAGCCGGCGTTCGCCCTTTCGCGCCGAGCGTGACATCCTCGATTTCATACGCAGGATCACGACTCGCTTCGCTCTCGACCTGGGTCCGCTGGGAAAGAAGCTCGCCGGCCTCGAAAGCTCGCATCCCGTCGAGCCGGGTGCGAGCAAGTGA
- a CDS encoding RraA family protein → MIEAGAIEELCRALALIPSAVLSDVLEAGGLRDQVLSYELLRLRGDTFAGPAVCLSGSSAAPPDAGRSAAIVFEADRAMFAGCVAVLATDRHRVGAATGGNTTASWAEHGCRAVVTDGLVRDLDAMTGLTVHAAGRTLPNTKGRWAYHALMVPVRLPGQTTEWVTIAPGDIVHGDGDGVIVIPRHLARRVLADAGQTLSEENRMMERIRGGVDREIVYREARRFNHIAMYA, encoded by the coding sequence ATGATCGAGGCCGGAGCGATCGAGGAGCTGTGCCGCGCGTTGGCGTTGATTCCCAGCGCCGTCCTGTCCGACGTGCTCGAGGCGGGCGGCCTGCGCGATCAGGTTCTGTCGTACGAGCTGCTCCGGCTGCGTGGGGATACATTTGCCGGCCCTGCGGTCTGTCTGTCGGGCAGCAGTGCCGCGCCGCCGGATGCCGGACGCTCCGCGGCCATCGTCTTCGAGGCCGACCGGGCGATGTTTGCGGGCTGCGTCGCCGTGCTGGCGACCGACCGGCACCGCGTTGGGGCTGCGACAGGCGGCAATACGACGGCAAGCTGGGCCGAGCATGGCTGCAGGGCTGTCGTGACAGACGGTCTCGTGCGCGATCTCGACGCCATGACCGGTCTGACCGTCCACGCGGCCGGGCGCACTCTGCCCAACACCAAGGGACGCTGGGCGTATCACGCGCTTATGGTGCCCGTCAGGTTGCCTGGCCAGACGACGGAATGGGTGACGATCGCGCCGGGCGATATCGTTCATGGTGATGGTGACGGCGTCATCGTCATTCCCCGACATCTGGCGCGGCGCGTGCTTGCCGACGCCGGCCAGACCCTGAGCGAGGAAAACCGAATGATGGAACGCATCCGCGGCGGGGTCGACCGCGAGATCGTCTATCGCGAGGCGCGACGTTTCAATCATATCGCAATGTACGCGTGA